GTCATGACAAGGTCTGAGGTTGATGCGAACAAGCATAGGAAGATTATCTATGTGTAAATGAGAATATCAAACAAGGTAATGCTAGCCGTAAGATTTTGAAGCTCATTTGCATTATTAAAAAAACCCCTCTCACATAGGATGAGAGGGGATTTTTTATTTCTTCCGTTTACTATCCAAAACAGGATATTCGGGATAGATAGTTCTTCAGTTGGTCTTCGTGATACCTGGGCATGAAGCCTTTATGATTTGTCAAATTCAGCAATGAAATTCTTCGCATTAGACCAAGAAAATAGACCTACCCTAGAATTGACAATTTTTTAGCAAGCTACACGTTTCGGCTGGATGACATCACAAACGGAGAAATAAGCGTATGGGGCGACTTTAGATCGGCATTTCATGAACAGCGTGACCTAACTCGGTCATTATCTATTTCACGCCATCCAGTTCACGACGGCCGCTGCGAATAACTCTGGCTGTTCAACATGCACGAAATGGCTGCTCGCATCGGCGACCATGAGTTTGGAATGGGGATGTGTTTCGAGACAGCGATGGATTTGATCCAGTCCAAACACGGCATCATAATAACCTCGAATAAATAGCGTGGGATGGGTAATTTGAGAAAAACGGGATATTAACGAATCAAAAATTGCGCCTTCTTCATATAGAGCAGCTTGGTGGTCTGCACCGCGCTTCCACAATTCATCTCCAAAAGACGACTCACGAACCAGCCGTTGGAAAAACTGTTTGTCCGGGCCATAGACATAAAGATTATCGCGCTGCTTACCCAATCCCTGGGACAGCACAGTAAATTTGTCCCAAACAAAGCGGGAGTCAAGTGCGTCATCAGACGCAATGGCTAAACATTCACGCGCTTTCTCTTGGTTTCCCAGTACGCCATATTCCAATGCGGTGTGCTGCAATAACGAGCGAGCTGAAGCCGCGAGATCAAAGGTCGGATTTTCAAAGATTAGCCGGTCAATGGCATCTGGATAAGTGCTGGAGTACAAAAGTCCCACATATCCGCCAAAAGAATGACCGATTACAGACCATCGAGATATGCCGAGATGCTTTCTAAGAGCTTCTGCATCCTCCACTAAATCCCTAAGCGAGAGGGTTTGATTACCCAGAAGATCCGATCGAAGAACTCCGCGTTGGTCCATTGCGATTAACCGGACGGAGGTCGCCAATCGTTGACCTTGATAAAGCACAAAGTCATAACAACCGGAGCCGGGTCCGCCGTGTAAATATAAAACCACTGGTCTGTTGGAATCTCCGAGGTCTTCGACCCACAACCGTGTGCCCCGGACCCGCACTATTGCACCCATGCTATCTCACCCCATGAGGATGCGCTAATGTTGCGGTCAGTATATCAGAAAAATGGGGAATGGTAGAACTATTGGTATGCGTTTTGGAACTACCTGTTCGATCGTCTGCTCGAAAAGGCAATTCAATCAACATGAACAGCCCTTCCGGCGTTTGGCCGCAAAATTTTTTGATTTACCACAAAATCCTTATACCCAGAAAAATTAATCGGGCTGCTTAAAGGATTCGAGGCGGTTAATCACTTCACGAGTAATGCGACTTGGCGTCGATGAACCAGCTGTGACACCGACCGTATTCACACCAACGAACCAATTGGGATCTAAATCCTCAACACTTTCGACACGAACGGAGGGCTTATGAGCAATTTTTTCAACGACTTCAACCAGACGATTAGAATTATTACTGCGCCGATCCCCAACCACAACAACCATATCTACGTCTTTGGCAGCTTTGACCGCTGCTTCTTGTCGTAATTGAGTTGCTAAACAGATTTCGTTGTGCACTTCGGCATGCGGATATTTGGCAAGCAATGCTTCGATAATCGCCTGCGTATCCCATTGGCTTAATGTCGTCTGCGTGACAATGGCTAATGGTGTGGTCGGGTCAAAGGGCACACTGTCCACATCCTGAACATTCGTGACCAAAAAGACGCGATCATGCGGCGCTTCTCCCATAGCTCCTTCGGGTTCTGGATGATCCTTGGTTCCGATATAGATAATCGAATACCCTTGATGGATTTTTTCCTGAATCAACGTATGGGTTTTGGTTACATCGGGGCAGGTCGCATCAAAGAACGTCAAGTGCCGTTCTTGAGCGCGCGCTTTGACAGCGGGCGAAATCCCATGTGCCGTAAAAATCACGGTGGCACCGTCGGGGACTTTGTCCAGCAGTTCCAGCCGCGATCCCCCGTCTAAGGTCGTAATACCATATTGTTCGAGTTCCAAAACGGTATGCTGATTATGAACAATTTGTCCCAAGATATAGATAGGACGGGGAATTGTAGGATCTTGCGCAATACGCTTAGCCATCGTAATAGCATCGACAACTCCATAACAATACCCGCGAGGATGAATTTTCACTACGTTCATAAGACTTATTTGGCTCCTTTATAGTCAATACCTCTATTGTACTCTAATTCGTTTCATGATTTTCAGCTACGGGTGTCATGAAACGATATCCGGCGACGGCTGAAATGATGGCTAACCAATCTAATGTGCTCAAAGTGAATTCAGGACGGGGTGCTGTTAATTGGGCGGCCACTAGAGAAATCGCCGTTAACAGAAGAAAGAGACCGGCTACCTGACCATGAGTGTTCGAAAAACGTCGGTGAAAGATGGTGATGATAACCGTGATTATTCCCATGAGCAAAAAGAAGAAGAAAAACGTGGCAAAACGGTCCAAATGCTGTTTGTGAATACTGAGCAGGGGAATCTTGCTGGGTAATCCAATCCAATTAAAACCAAGACTCCATAAAGTTAAGGCAGGAGATGCGGCTAAAGCCATGACATCCATATCGTGACGGGTCCATTCTGAGTGGTGGCGGAAGATGACAATTACGGTCCCGATAACGGCACCAATGCCTAGTCCCCATAATCCCAATGAACTTTCCGGAGTAAAAATTAAATGAGCTGGATCTTCGAGATAGTAATGGAGATCAGTGACAATATAAATGCCTTTATCGCCCAAAATGGCGCCGACAAGAATGGCCCAAAAAATGTCCTGAACACGGTCCGGGGCCTGATAGCGCGATAACAGGAACGAGGCCAGTGCGATGCTGAGAACCATGAGAACATTAAATAAAGGCAAGGGGCCAATAAATATTTGCGAAGGTAAATACATCGTTATCGCTCCTGACTCGTATCCGCTAATCTCAAGTTTTGTCTAATGAGATGTGGCGTCATCGGTCCAATCACCTTGCTGACAATGATACCGTTTCGATTGACAAAATAGGACGTCGGTAACGTTGTAATAAAGAAACTATTAAACACATGGCCCGAGGGGTCATAAAAACTGTGATCGGAGGCAATCCCGTAATGCTGAAGAAATACGGCCGTGCTGGCACTGTTGCCCTGGCTTATGAGAATTAGCTGATTTGGGGCGGCCACGACTTGGTGTAAGTCAGGAAGTTCCATTTTGCAAGCAGGGCACCATGTGGCAAAAAAATTAATCAAGGCGGGGTGGTGATGTAAAATCTGGCCCAATGTTTTTGTCTTCCCGCTCCCGCTAACGACGCGAATATGATTGACGGATTGTCCGACCTGCCCATTAAAACCCGAGGTCTTGGCGGGCCGGATGATGATGCTAAGAGCTAACAAGACAACCAAGAGACTGCTTAAAATATTACGCCACGTATGCATACTCATGGCCCTTATGCCACAATATTGGGAATGCGGTCATACCATCCCGTAAGCAGCATGACCCCCAAGATGACTAACATAGCGCCTGAAATGCGTTCAATCCACGGGAGATAACGTCCCATCTGCCGCGTCCATTGAGCGGCCTGCCCAAGGAAAAAAGCCAGCGCTAAAAATGGGACCGCTAATCCCAAAGCATAACTGGCTAACATCATGCCCCCTGCGCCAAGAGTGGACGAACGGGCCGCCAATAATAAAATGCTGGTTAAAATGGGACCGACGCAGGGAGTCCATCCTGCGGCAAAGACGATACCTAATAATACCGCCGATAGCCCTTGGGCTCTTGGTTTCATGGATAAGTGAACATCCCGCTTGATGAGACCAATTTGAATGAATCCCAGGATTTCGAGACCAAAAATAATGGTAATGAGTCCCCCAAGCTGGGCAATAACGTGGCGATGGAACTGAACAAATTGTCCAAGACTACTTGCTCCAAGGCCAGCCAAGACCAAAACCGTCGAAAAGCCGAGAACAAACAAGAAGGCATTTTGCATGACCCGACGTCGCACCTGGTGATTTTGGATAGCATCCGCTGTTAATGCTGTTCCCGCCATCGTCGTGAGATATGACGGAATCAAAGGCAACACACAAGGAGAAAGCACGGAAGCCAGCCCTCCAATGAATGCAACTCCTAACGAAACTAACGAGATGTCCAATTCCCACGTGCCCCCTTTTGATGGCGGAAATTATATCACGTCAGCACTCGTGTGTCATGTGAGCAGGAATCTGACGATTTATGTCGTATTTTAATATGTTGGGAGGCTATTATGATACGGTTGGAAAATGTCAGTAAACGATATGCGAACGGGCATTATGGCGTCATCGATGTGAATCTCGAAATTCGGCGTGGCGAATTTCTCTTCCTTGTCGGACCCTCAGGGGCGGGGAAGTCTTCCCTCATCCGCCTTTTATATCGGGAAGAAGTGCCGACCTCAGGCGAGATCTACCTCGATGAGTTCCGTCTTTCACAGTTGAGACGGGGCCAAGTATCGCGCCTAAGGCGCCAACTTGGGGTGGTCTTTCAAGATGTGAAATTATTGACGAATCGTACGGTGTATCAAAATGTTGCGTTTGCCATGGAAGTTGTGGGCGCCTCAAGCCGCGATATTCATAAACGGGTTCCGCAAGTATTGGAACTGGTTGGTTTATCCAGGCGACGCAATAATTATCCCCATCAGCTTTCTGGAGGAGAACAGCAGCGTGTCGGGATCGCCAGGGCATTAGTCAATAATCCCGTCTACATTATTGCCGACGAACCAACGGGTAATTTAGATCCGGAAACCTCATTTGAAATTATTAAATTGTTGAATGAAATCAACCGGCGGGGAGCGACGGTGATTATGGCGACCCATGCCAAAGATATTGTTAACCAGATGCACAAGCGCGTTGTAGCCGTAGAAAATGGTCGAATTGTGCGTGATGAAGCGAGAGGAGCTTATGGCTATGAGCCTTAGCAGCATATGGTACATTACCAAAGAAACAGGACGCAATCTCATCCATAATGCATGGATGACCTTGGCTTCGGTTTCGACAGTGGCCATTTCCATGTTTGTGCTCTCGTTCTTTTTGGTGTTAACCGTGAATATGAATCATGTCACGAGCGTGCTACAAAGTCAGGTGGAAATGCGGGTCTTTATCAAAACCCATGTGTCCCGTTCTCAAGAAATGGCATTATTGGCGCAGGCAAAACATTGGCCCGGGGTAAGAAAAATTCAGTTTTTTACCAAACAGCAAGCGGCGGCCCAGCTCAAAAAAGAATTTCCCAACCAGCAAGATTTGCTGACTTTGATATCGAAATCCAATCCATTATTCGATGGGTATAATGTCTATACGGAAAATCCCCAACAAATTCCTGGGTTAGCTAAACGCTTTGACCATCAAAAAATTGTGCATAATGTCGTTTATGAGGGGCAAGTTGTCAACCGCTTATCCCGTCTATCGGTGGTTTTGAAGTGGGTGGGTTGGGGCATTGAGTTTTTATTAGGGTTGGCGACGCTCTTTATTATCGTCAACACGATTCGTTTAGCCGTATTTGCCCGCAGACGGGAAGTAGCCGTCATGAAATTGGTGGGAGCGACAGATTGGTTCATTCGTTGGCCGTTTGTGTTAGAGGGATTAGCCCTGGGCCTCGTGGGGGCTGTCGTTGCGGACATTATTGTAGCCCAAGGCTATCACTGGCTTCTTGTTGAAGCGAGTAACGCGCTGCCATTTTGGCCCATGGCACCGTTTCAGCAAGTGATGCACAAGACTTTAGATTTTACGTTGATTGGGGGACTTTTGGTCGGCGGATTGGCTAGTCTTGTGGCGCTCAGACGGTTCTTGCGCGTCTGAGTTTTGATAACGCGTGGTATAATGGCAGGGAGAAACTAAGGGAGGAACCCGATGCGTTTTCCCAAATGGGGTCTTTGGCTGAGCGCGACACTGGTGTTAATGGCGGGATCCTCAGTCGGAACCTGGTATTGGTTAACCCAAGTCGATCCTGGCGTCCGGATTCCTGCCAGCATGCGGAACAATCCGGAATTCGCGCAGTTTGTCCAAACCTATCAGTTAATTCGCAGTAAGACCATTTGGTCGAATAGTCCCCATCAATTATTGGCCGGTGCAATTAATGGGATGGTGGGGACTTTACATGATCAATTCTCGAATTATCTCTCGCCCTCCAGCAATAAGAATTTTAATGCATTGCTCAATCCCACATTTACCGGGATTGGAATTGAGGTCGAGCCTGAAGTCCATGACTTGCGTATTATGCAAGTCTTTCCGCATTCTCCGGCGGCATTAGCAGGACTCAAACCCGGCGAACTGATCGTGGATGTCGACCATACTGCAGTAGCTCGTCTGAATCCTATTCAAGCCTTAAGCCGGATTCGGGGACCTGTGGGCACATATGTGACCTTAACAGTCGAAGATCACAACCAGCTTCAAACCCACCGGATTGAACGCGAGAAAATCGCGTTGCCCACGGTGTTTAGTCAAATGATGCCTCACCATATTGCCTATATGAACATCACAGAATTCGGCAATAACACCGGACAAGAGGCTACCCAACAATGGCACCAGTTACTTCACGAAGGTGCTCGGGGATTACTATTGGATTTGCGCAACAATCCGGGAGGAGAAGTATCGCAAGCCTTGGAAGTGGCTAACTTGTTTGTGCCCAAAGGTCCGGTGGTGACATTAAAGTTTAAAAATCCGGCCGAGGATCAAACCCTCAATTCAGAGGGGCCAGGGACTTCACTTCCCATCGTGGTATTGGTTAACGGACAAACCGCATCCGCAGCAGAAATATTGTCGGCAGCTATTCAAGAACGGCAGGGCGGTCTTTTAGTCGGCACGAGAACATATGGCAAGGGCATTGTGCAACAGGTCTTGTCATTGCCTGGGCATGCGGCCTTAAAATTGACCGTGGCGCGCTATTACACACCGGATGGTCAATACATTGAGCATGTGGGACTGTCCCCTAATGTCTATGATCCTGAACCCATTGATGTAGTACCATCCAATAATCCCAACCAGGATCCCCAGTTGCAAAAGGCCATCGCGGTTCTCCTTCAGCACATGGCACATCGGTAAGTGTTTGAGAAAGGATAAAGGATGGGCGTATTTCAATTAGTCAGTCCCTATGAGCCTCAGGGTGATCAGCCCAAAGCCATTGATGCCTTGGTCCGCGGCATTCAACAGAATTTGGGCCAGCAAGTTCTATTGGGCGTCACCGGATCGGGCAAGACCTTTACCATGGCGAATATCATCCAACGGGTGAATCGGCCAACATTGGTCATGGCGCCCAACAAGACCTTAGCCGCGCAGTTGGCGGGAGAGCTCAAAGCCTTCTTTCCCCATAACGCGGTCGAATATTTTATTAGTTACTATGATTATTATCAACCGGAAGCCTACGTGCCTCAAACCGATCTGTATATCGAAAAAGATTCTCAAATTAATGATGAAATCGATAAACTGAGACACTCGGCGACCTCTGCCTTGCTTGAACGACCGGATGTCATTATTGTGGCGAGCGTTTCCTGTATTTATGGTTTAGGATCTCCGGAGGATTACCGACAATTGGTGTTGTCCCTAAGGGTTGGCATGGAACGGGAACGCGACAGTATTTTACGTAAGTTAGTGGAAATTCAATATGACCGCAATGATGTCAACTTTGTTCGCGGCAAATTTCGAGTTCGCGGTGACGTTATCGAAATTTTTCCGGCTAACCAAAGCGAGCAAGCAATTCGTGTAGAAATGTTTGGGGACGAAATTGAACGCATTCGTGAATTTGATCCTCTCACCGGAGAAATTATTGGGGACCGGGATCATGTTGCGATTTATCCGGCCTCCCACTATGTCATGGGTCAAGACCGGTTAAGACCGGCGATTTTGAGTATTCAACAAGAATTAGACGAGCGGCTTAAAGAATTGAAAGATTTAGGAAAAGATCTTGAGGCGCAACGGTTGGAACAACGCACGCGCTATGATTTAGAAATGCTGGAAGAAGTCGGCTTTTGCTCAGGCATTGAAAATTATGCCAGGCATTTCACCGGACGCCCTCCTGGTGCTCCCCCGTATACACTCTTGGATTATTTTCCCCATCCCTTTTTAACCATTATTGATGAGTCCCATGTCACCGTACCCCAGATTCGGGGCATGTATGCGGGGGATATTTCGCGAAAAACGACCTTGGTCGAGCATGGATTTCGTTTGCCCTCGGCTTTGGACAACCGCCCGTTGCGTTTTGATGAATTTTTACACAGTATTGATCAAGTGATTTATGTATCAGCAACTCCCGGCCCTTACGAATTACAAGTCGCCGAACAAGTGGTGGAGCAGATTGTCCGTCCGACTGGGCTCGTCGACCCGCCTATTGTGGTGAAACCCACAATGGGACAAATTGACGATTTGTTGGCGGAAATTCGTCAGCGTGTCTTTAAGTCTCAACGCGTGTTGGTCACGACCCTTACCAAGCGAATGGCGGAAGATTTGACCGAATATCTGCGAGAAAACCAGGTGCGGGTTCGATATCTCCATTCCGATATCGACGCGCTCGAGCGGATGGCCATTATTCGTGACTTACGGCTCGGCGAGTTTGATGTGTTGGTAGGTATTAACTTGTTGCGTGAAGGACTAGACCTGCCTGAAGTGGGACTGGTGGCCATTTTGGATGCCGACAAAGAAGGCTATTTACGTTCGGTCACGTCTTTGGTGCAAACCATTGGCCGCGCCGCGAGAAACTTGGAAGGTCAAGTGATTATGTACGCAGACAAAATCACGGACTCGATGCGTAAGGCTATCGATGAAACCGACCGCCGGCGTGCGATACAACAAGAATATAACGAGGTGCATCACATTACGCCGAAGGGCATTGTTAAAGAAGTGCGGGATGTCATCCAAGCAACAAAGGCTGTGGAAGATCCACCCGATAGGGGTAAATCGATTAAAGAGATGACCCTGCGGGAACGCACGGAGTTAGCCAAGAAGTTGCGGAAAGAAATGAAAGAAGCCAGCCGCAATTGGGAATTTGAACGGGCGGCCATGTTGCGGGATATGCTCATGGAACTCGAAAATGAGCGGCCAATTAAGGCCGTGTCGGGAGGGAAAAAGAAAGACCATGGCTAAGCATGTGATTGCCATTCACGGAGCACGGCAACACAATTTAAAGAATATTTCCGTCGACATCCCCCGTGACAAATTGGTTGTTATTACGGGCGTTTCGGGATCGGGGAAATCCTCTTTGGCATTTGATACGATCTATGCCGAAGGACAAAGGCGCTACGTGGAGTCATTGTCGAGTTATGCACGCCAATTCTTGGGGCAAATGGATAAACCGGACGTGGATAGTATCGATGGCTTATCCCCTGCCATATCGATTGACCA
The Sulfobacillus thermosulfidooxidans DNA segment above includes these coding regions:
- a CDS encoding alpha/beta fold hydrolase, with translation MGAIVRVRGTRLWVEDLGDSNRPVVLYLHGGPGSGCYDFVLYQGQRLATSVRLIAMDQRGVLRSDLLGNQTLSLRDLVEDAEALRKHLGISRWSVIGHSFGGYVGLLYSSTYPDAIDRLIFENPTFDLAASARSLLQHTALEYGVLGNQEKARECLAIASDDALDSRFVWDKFTVLSQGLGKQRDNLYVYGPDKQFFQRLVRESSFGDELWKRGADHQAALYEEGAIFDSLISRFSQITHPTLFIRGYYDAVFGLDQIHRCLETHPHSKLMVADASSHFVHVEQPELFAAAVVNWMA
- a CDS encoding 4-hydroxy-3-methylbut-2-enyl diphosphate reductase; the protein is MNVVKIHPRGYCYGVVDAITMAKRIAQDPTIPRPIYILGQIVHNQHTVLELEQYGITTLDGGSRLELLDKVPDGATVIFTAHGISPAVKARAQERHLTFFDATCPDVTKTHTLIQEKIHQGYSIIYIGTKDHPEPEGAMGEAPHDRVFLVTNVQDVDSVPFDPTTPLAIVTQTTLSQWDTQAIIEALLAKYPHAEVHNEICLATQLRQEAAVKAAKDVDMVVVVGDRRSNNSNRLVEVVEKIAHKPSVRVESVEDLDPNWFVGVNTVGVTAGSSTPSRITREVINRLESFKQPD
- a CDS encoding prolipoprotein diacylglyceryl transferase family protein, encoding MYLPSQIFIGPLPLFNVLMVLSIALASFLLSRYQAPDRVQDIFWAILVGAILGDKGIYIVTDLHYYLEDPAHLIFTPESSLGLWGLGIGAVIGTVIVIFRHHSEWTRHDMDVMALAASPALTLWSLGFNWIGLPSKIPLLSIHKQHLDRFATFFFFFLLMGIITVIITIFHRRFSNTHGQVAGLFLLLTAISLVAAQLTAPRPEFTLSTLDWLAIISAVAGYRFMTPVAENHETN
- a CDS encoding TlpA family protein disulfide reductase; translated protein: MSMHTWRNILSSLLVVLLALSIIIRPAKTSGFNGQVGQSVNHIRVVSGSGKTKTLGQILHHHPALINFFATWCPACKMELPDLHQVVAAPNQLILISQGNSASTAVFLQHYGIASDHSFYDPSGHVFNSFFITTLPTSYFVNRNGIIVSKVIGPMTPHLIRQNLRLADTSQER
- a CDS encoding cytochrome c biogenesis CcdA family protein gives rise to the protein MDISLVSLGVAFIGGLASVLSPCVLPLIPSYLTTMAGTALTADAIQNHQVRRRVMQNAFLFVLGFSTVLVLAGLGASSLGQFVQFHRHVIAQLGGLITIIFGLEILGFIQIGLIKRDVHLSMKPRAQGLSAVLLGIVFAAGWTPCVGPILTSILLLAARSSTLGAGGMMLASYALGLAVPFLALAFFLGQAAQWTRQMGRYLPWIERISGAMLVILGVMLLTGWYDRIPNIVA
- the ftsE gene encoding cell division ATP-binding protein FtsE, with the translated sequence MIRLENVSKRYANGHYGVIDVNLEIRRGEFLFLVGPSGAGKSSLIRLLYREEVPTSGEIYLDEFRLSQLRRGQVSRLRRQLGVVFQDVKLLTNRTVYQNVAFAMEVVGASSRDIHKRVPQVLELVGLSRRRNNYPHQLSGGEQQRVGIARALVNNPVYIIADEPTGNLDPETSFEIIKLLNEINRRGATVIMATHAKDIVNQMHKRVVAVENGRIVRDEARGAYGYEP
- the ftsX gene encoding permease-like cell division protein FtsX, coding for MSLSSIWYITKETGRNLIHNAWMTLASVSTVAISMFVLSFFLVLTVNMNHVTSVLQSQVEMRVFIKTHVSRSQEMALLAQAKHWPGVRKIQFFTKQQAAAQLKKEFPNQQDLLTLISKSNPLFDGYNVYTENPQQIPGLAKRFDHQKIVHNVVYEGQVVNRLSRLSVVLKWVGWGIEFLLGLATLFIIVNTIRLAVFARRREVAVMKLVGATDWFIRWPFVLEGLALGLVGAVVADIIVAQGYHWLLVEASNALPFWPMAPFQQVMHKTLDFTLIGGLLVGGLASLVALRRFLRV
- a CDS encoding S41 family peptidase, with amino-acid sequence MRFPKWGLWLSATLVLMAGSSVGTWYWLTQVDPGVRIPASMRNNPEFAQFVQTYQLIRSKTIWSNSPHQLLAGAINGMVGTLHDQFSNYLSPSSNKNFNALLNPTFTGIGIEVEPEVHDLRIMQVFPHSPAALAGLKPGELIVDVDHTAVARLNPIQALSRIRGPVGTYVTLTVEDHNQLQTHRIEREKIALPTVFSQMMPHHIAYMNITEFGNNTGQEATQQWHQLLHEGARGLLLDLRNNPGGEVSQALEVANLFVPKGPVVTLKFKNPAEDQTLNSEGPGTSLPIVVLVNGQTASAAEILSAAIQERQGGLLVGTRTYGKGIVQQVLSLPGHAALKLTVARYYTPDGQYIEHVGLSPNVYDPEPIDVVPSNNPNQDPQLQKAIAVLLQHMAHR
- the uvrB gene encoding excinuclease ABC subunit UvrB → MGVFQLVSPYEPQGDQPKAIDALVRGIQQNLGQQVLLGVTGSGKTFTMANIIQRVNRPTLVMAPNKTLAAQLAGELKAFFPHNAVEYFISYYDYYQPEAYVPQTDLYIEKDSQINDEIDKLRHSATSALLERPDVIIVASVSCIYGLGSPEDYRQLVLSLRVGMERERDSILRKLVEIQYDRNDVNFVRGKFRVRGDVIEIFPANQSEQAIRVEMFGDEIERIREFDPLTGEIIGDRDHVAIYPASHYVMGQDRLRPAILSIQQELDERLKELKDLGKDLEAQRLEQRTRYDLEMLEEVGFCSGIENYARHFTGRPPGAPPYTLLDYFPHPFLTIIDESHVTVPQIRGMYAGDISRKTTLVEHGFRLPSALDNRPLRFDEFLHSIDQVIYVSATPGPYELQVAEQVVEQIVRPTGLVDPPIVVKPTMGQIDDLLAEIRQRVFKSQRVLVTTLTKRMAEDLTEYLRENQVRVRYLHSDIDALERMAIIRDLRLGEFDVLVGINLLREGLDLPEVGLVAILDADKEGYLRSVTSLVQTIGRAARNLEGQVIMYADKITDSMRKAIDETDRRRAIQQEYNEVHHITPKGIVKEVRDVIQATKAVEDPPDRGKSIKEMTLRERTELAKKLRKEMKEASRNWEFERAAMLRDMLMELENERPIKAVSGGKKKDHG